GCAGGGTTCATGTCATTCGCTGAACATAATATCAGCCTGGAGAATGGTTGCTTGGGCGTTTGTCATTATAGAGTTTTAAAAAAAAATGATAAAAAACGGGCTAGGGATAACGTTTTTGCACATCCTCAATCGGAGTGAACATCTGATGAAAAAATGCAGTATCCTTCTTCTTGCGGCAACTATGTTGGTTGCTTCGGCGTTTTCCGCAATGGCGGCTGAAAAACTTATTGTCTATACCTCAATGAAGGAATCCATCATTGGTGCTCTCAAGGAAGGATTCACAAAAAAACACCCTGACATAGCCATGGACTACCAGTCTGCGGGCGCTGGCAAACTTATGGCCAAGGTGGCCACAGAGCGTCAGTCTGGCAAGATTATGGCTGACGTTATCTGGACAAGCGAAGTACCGGACTTTTTCAACATGCGTGCTGAAGGGATTTTAGAAAAATACGAATCCCCTGAACTGAAATACATCATCAATCCCTTTTCCGACTACGACGGCACCTTTACTGCCGTCAGGCTTGGAACCCTTGGTATCGCCTACAATACCCGCTATGTGAAACAGGCCCCGACACAGTGGAGCGACGTTACCAAGCCCGAATACAAAAAAGCCTTTGGCATTGCCAATCCCGCCCTCTCCGGCACAGCCTACATGAGCATTCAGCTGCTCGTGGACAAGTTCGGTTGGGAGTATATTGAAAAAATCAGCAAAAATGGCGGCCGTATAGGCAAAGGTTCCGGACAGGTTGTGGACGATACCGCTTCGGGCGACCTTCTTGCCTGCATAGGCGTCGATTACATCGTCAATGATAAAATCAAAAAAGGCGCAAGCCTTGCCCTGGCGTACCCCCCTGAAATGCTGGTAATTCCCAGCCCCGTAGCCATCTTTAAGGGGACTCCCAACCTTGATGCCGCCAAGAAGTTTGTGGACTACCTTCTCTCCGAGGAAGGGCAGAAGATTTTGGCGGAGCAGGGCACATTGCCCGTTCGCAAGGGCATCACCCCGCCCAAGGAATATAACCTTCCCACCAGTGAAGAAGCCTTTGCGCGTGGAATCAAGATTGACTACCAGAAAGTGCTGACTGAAAAAGAAGCCAGCATCAAAAAATTTACTGATATAATGATGTCCAAATAGCGCCAACACCGCCAAATGCAGGCGTTGTATGCCGCGTCGGCGTTGCAGATGCAGCGTCGGCGCGGCCCGCGTCTGTTTTTTCTTCAAAAGTGATCGCGTTCAGCTTTTTTCAAAGCGTGGACACAAGCAGGGATCAGTATGGCAGAAATAGTTCTCAATAATATTGCCAAATCATATGGCGAGCATGCGGTCTTGCAAAACCTTTCGCTTACCGTGAAGGATGGGGAGTGTTTCACGCTCATTGGCCCTTCCGGGTGCGGCAAAACGGTGCTTCTGCGCATTATCGCCGGGTTTGAGTCGCTTGATCAGGGCAGCATGTCCATCGGCTCCGACGTTGTCGCCGATGCCGGCACTGGCGATTCTTTGCCGCCGGAGCAGCGCGGTCTTGGGGTTGTTTTTCAGGACTATGCCGTGTGGCCGCACATGACGGTACGCCAGAATGTCGGGTATCCTCTCAAGATTGCGAAGTGTAATCCCGCAGAAGCTGCCAGGCTGGTGCAAAAAAGCATTGATGACGTCAATCTTTCCGGCATGGAAGACCGCCTGCCTTCACAACTGTCCGGCGGTCAGCAGCAGCGGGTGGCTTTGGCGCGCGCCCTTGTAGCAGAACCGACCCTGCTGCTTCTGGATGAGCCGCTCAACAACCTCGATGCCAATCTGCGCGAAGAAATGCGTTTTGAAATCAAGCGGCTGCAAAAAAATCTTGGCGTTACCATCCTTTATGTGACGCACGATCAGGAGATTGCCCTCGCCATTTCAGACCGGATGGCTGTTATGGATGAACTCGGCGCCATACGGCAGATTGGAACGCCCACACAGCTTTTTTCCGAACCAGCCGACGAATTCGTGTTCTCATTTCTTGGCATGAGCAACTTTTTGCACGTTCAGGCAGAAAACGGAATGGCGCGCTTTGGCGAGTACAGTTTTCCGATGGCTTTGGGGGGCGGTCATTCCGGCAATGGCCGTATTGGCTTTCGCCCGTCTGACGTGGTGTTGCGCCGCAGTGGCGAGGGCATCAGGGCCGTCGTGCATCGCGCCAGTTTTCTTGGAGCCATCACAGACTATCAGCTTGAGGTGGATGGCCAGCACGTGCGCACGGCAGTGGACACACATGAAGCCCTGGCCAATGATCTGTTGCTCAAAGAGGGCGAGGAGTGCGTTTTTACCCTGCGGAATTTCCACTGGTTCAACTAGCGCATCCGCCTTTGCTTTTTCCGTATCCCAATGTAAAGGCGTCAGCCCTGCCTGGTTACAATTCCCGGTAGTTACGGTGTAAACTTTCCGGGCATGCTGCGCATCAAATCGGATAAAACTATGCAAGCAGTCAAACAAAAGCGCACATTCGGCGTGGCAGAAATCATTCTGCTTTTGTCTATTGCCATCCTCCTGATTGTGGTTGTGGTGCCGGTAGCACTCATTTTTTTCAACGCCTTTTTTGTTGATGGCCAGTTTAACCTGGCTGACCTGGTCAAAACGCTGGGCGAAGGGGAAACCTATCAGGCGCTGCTGAACTCGCTGTTCATTGCCAGCGGGGTGACCCTGTGCGCCACGGCAGTGGGCACATTTTTTGCCTGGCTCGTAACGCGAACGGACATCCCCTATAAAGGCTTTATGAAGGGCATGTTTCTTGTACCCTTTATGCTGCCCTCATTTATCGGCGCTCTTGCCTGGAAGATGCTGCTTTCGCCCCGGGCTGGCTACATCAACCGATTGTGGCGCGACGTCACCGGTGCAGAAGATGCCTTGTTCAATATCTTTTCTTTTGGCGGCATTATCTCCATTGAAACCATGTATCTTTTCCCCTTTGTCTTTATTCAGGTTTGTGGCGCGCTGGAGCGTATGGACCCCACGCTGGAAGAATCTGCACGGATTTCCGGTGCTGGCCTCTTTACCATTACCCGCAAAATAACGCTGCCCCTGGTGATGCCCAGCATCCTTTCCGGCGCGTTGCTGATCATGCTGTATTCCATGGCGCACTTTGGCACAGTGGCTGTTCTTGGAATTGAAGTGGGCATCTACAACATCCCGACGCTGATCTACGAACGCATTCATCAGAGCGCGGGCAGTTTTGATTCCATCCGCACAGGAACAGTGCTGGCATCGGTTCTTGTTGTCACGGCGGCGATCATTATCTGGTTGCAGAGAAAAATTCTTGGATCAGGAAAATACCAGATCATAGCGGGCAAAAGCTTTCGCCCTATGGAGCTTAAGTTGCGTGGTCTGCGCACGCCGCTGTTTATTTTTTGTCTGCTCTATATCGGGCTGACCATCGTGCTGCCCACCGTGACCATCTTTCTTGTTGGCGGGCTTAAGACCTACGGAATTCCCATTACATGGGAGAACCTGTCGCTGGAAAACTATAAATATGTGCTTTTTGAGTGGGATCAGACGCAGCAGGCCATTAAAAACAGCATTGGTCTTGGCCTTGGCGCGGCGACCATAACCATGTTTTCTGGCGTGATGATTTCGTATGTCATCGTCAAGATGAAGGTGCGCGGCAAGGGGATTCTGGAATTCCTCGGGATGCTGCCCTTTTCGGTGCCAGGCTCGGTTATTGCGCTTGGCGTTATCCTGGCCTGGAGCGGGCGCTTTGGCATCAACCTTTACAATACCATCTGGATTATCCTTATTGCCTACATCGCCAGGTATATGGCCTTCTCGCTCAAGGCAAACTCCGCTGCCCTGGAGCAGGTGCATGACTCTCTGGTAGAGGCGGCGCGGGCTTGTGGCGCATCCATGTGGCAGGCATTGCGTGATATTGTGCTGCCTCTGGTTCGCCCCGGCATGGTCGCTGCGTTCTTTCTTATCTTTTTGCCTGCCCTGCGCGAACTGACGGTTTCCGTCATGCTGTACGGCACAACCAGCAGAACCATCGGCGTGGCCATCTACACGCTCAACGAAGATGGCGAAACCGTCACTTCTGCGGCGCTGGCTGGCATCGCCCTGATTTTGATTGTGACCGGGCAAACGATTATCAACCACTTTGCCAAAACCAAGCAGGCCTGATCATGTCAGTAACTCTTACAAACGTAACCAAGTATTTTGGCAAGGTTAAAGCTGTTTCATCCCTCAATTTCAAGATTAGCGATGGCGAGTGCTTTTCCATGCTTGGGCCTTCGGGCTGCGGAAAAACAACCACACTGCGCATGGTTGCAGGCTTTGAAGACCTTGATGAAGGCGAGATCAGCGTCAACGACGTGCTTTTGTCCTCAAGCGGAAAAAAATATTACCTCCCGCCCGAAAAGCGTAATTTTGGGATGGTTTTTCAGGCGTTTGCCGTATGGCCGCATATGAGCGTGTTTGAAAACGTGGCTTTTCCCCTGCGCCTCAAAAAGATCAATGCGAGCGAGATTGCCAGGCGAACCACGCAGGCCCTGGAGCATACAAGTCTGCTTGACGTTGCCTCCAAAAGCCCTGCAGATCTTTCTGGCGGAGGCAAGCAGCGTGTTGCCCTGGCGCGGGCCTTGGCCATCAACCCTTCGGTGATGCTGCTGGACGAGCCACTCTCAAGCCTTGACCCCCATCTGCGCGAAGAAATGCGTTTTGAAATCAAGGAGTTGCAGAAAATCTATGGCTTTTCCATCATGTATGTGACGCATGACCAATCCGAAGCCATGGCCCTTTCAGACCGCATCCTGATTATGAAAAACGGCGTGGTGCAGCAGATAGCCTCGCCGCTTGAAGTGTATACGAAACCGGCAAACCGTTTTGTGTTCAGCTTTATTGGTCTTTCAAATTTCACCAACATGAATGTGACTGAAAACGCCATGACGCTGGACGGCGTTTCTGTTCCCTTTGTGGAAGGACGCGCGCCTTCGGGCGAAATCATCAGTGCAGGAGTCGGCACAGTAGCCAGCCGCCCCAATGAAATAGACTTTGTCGACCATGGCGGGATTCCGGGAACAGTGATGCGGCGCACCTTTCTGGGTGAAGTTACCGACTATCAGATTCTGGTTGGCGATCAGGAGGTGCGCGTGCAGAAGGGGCGTTATGTCAGCGGGCCGCAAGAGGGCGAGACCTGCCATCTGCGCTTTCTTAACCCGCTGTGGTTTCCGGTGGAAAAATAGCCTGAATTGCCCGTCACAATGTGAAAAATGCGGGCAAAAGACCCGCCTGGCGACAAAGCCAGTCTGGCGAAAGTCCAACCACAATGGAGACCACTGCCAGACAACTTCTGAACGAACCCAGAGTCCGTGAGATTACCAAAGGCCGCGTTATGCGGCCTTTATTTTTTCAGGACAACATAGGCGAGGGTGCCGAAGGCAAGCCCCCAGAAGGGCGCGCCCAGGCCGAGAAACTCCATGCCGGACGCCGTCGCCAGAAAGGCGATGACGCCTGCGTCCATATTGTCGCTGTCCTTGAAAACGCCGTAAAGTCCCGTGGCAAAAGCGCTCATGAGGGCAAGGCCAGCCAGAACGGCAATAAACACGCTGGGCAGCGCCGCGAAAAGCGACGTCAGCGCCGTGCCGGACAAACCCACAAGTATGTAGAGGCCGCCGCAGACCATGCCCGCAATGTAGCGGCGTGCGGGGTCTTCATGCGACTCTTTCCCCGTGCAGATGGCGGCGGTAAGGGATGAAAGGTTGATGGCGTGGGAGCCAAAGGGGGCCAGCAGCAGGGACGTAATGCCCGTCACTGTCATGATGCCGTTGGACACCACCGGGTAGCCCGAGGCATGCAGCACGGCCATACCAGAGATATACTGGCCTGTCAGCGTCACCAGTGCCAGCGGCAGCCCGATACTGACGATG
This DNA window, taken from Desulfovibrio sp., encodes the following:
- a CDS encoding ABC transporter substrate-binding protein encodes the protein MKKCSILLLAATMLVASAFSAMAAEKLIVYTSMKESIIGALKEGFTKKHPDIAMDYQSAGAGKLMAKVATERQSGKIMADVIWTSEVPDFFNMRAEGILEKYESPELKYIINPFSDYDGTFTAVRLGTLGIAYNTRYVKQAPTQWSDVTKPEYKKAFGIANPALSGTAYMSIQLLVDKFGWEYIEKISKNGGRIGKGSGQVVDDTASGDLLACIGVDYIVNDKIKKGASLALAYPPEMLVIPSPVAIFKGTPNLDAAKKFVDYLLSEEGQKILAEQGTLPVRKGITPPKEYNLPTSEEAFARGIKIDYQKVLTEKEASIKKFTDIMMSK
- a CDS encoding ABC transporter ATP-binding protein translates to MAEIVLNNIAKSYGEHAVLQNLSLTVKDGECFTLIGPSGCGKTVLLRIIAGFESLDQGSMSIGSDVVADAGTGDSLPPEQRGLGVVFQDYAVWPHMTVRQNVGYPLKIAKCNPAEAARLVQKSIDDVNLSGMEDRLPSQLSGGQQQRVALARALVAEPTLLLLDEPLNNLDANLREEMRFEIKRLQKNLGVTILYVTHDQEIALAISDRMAVMDELGAIRQIGTPTQLFSEPADEFVFSFLGMSNFLHVQAENGMARFGEYSFPMALGGGHSGNGRIGFRPSDVVLRRSGEGIRAVVHRASFLGAITDYQLEVDGQHVRTAVDTHEALANDLLLKEGEECVFTLRNFHWFN
- a CDS encoding iron ABC transporter permease codes for the protein MQAVKQKRTFGVAEIILLLSIAILLIVVVVPVALIFFNAFFVDGQFNLADLVKTLGEGETYQALLNSLFIASGVTLCATAVGTFFAWLVTRTDIPYKGFMKGMFLVPFMLPSFIGALAWKMLLSPRAGYINRLWRDVTGAEDALFNIFSFGGIISIETMYLFPFVFIQVCGALERMDPTLEESARISGAGLFTITRKITLPLVMPSILSGALLIMLYSMAHFGTVAVLGIEVGIYNIPTLIYERIHQSAGSFDSIRTGTVLASVLVVTAAIIIWLQRKILGSGKYQIIAGKSFRPMELKLRGLRTPLFIFCLLYIGLTIVLPTVTIFLVGGLKTYGIPITWENLSLENYKYVLFEWDQTQQAIKNSIGLGLGAATITMFSGVMISYVIVKMKVRGKGILEFLGMLPFSVPGSVIALGVILAWSGRFGINLYNTIWIILIAYIARYMAFSLKANSAALEQVHDSLVEAARACGASMWQALRDIVLPLVRPGMVAAFFLIFLPALRELTVSVMLYGTTSRTIGVAIYTLNEDGETVTSAALAGIALILIVTGQTIINHFAKTKQA
- a CDS encoding ABC transporter ATP-binding protein, producing MSVTLTNVTKYFGKVKAVSSLNFKISDGECFSMLGPSGCGKTTTLRMVAGFEDLDEGEISVNDVLLSSSGKKYYLPPEKRNFGMVFQAFAVWPHMSVFENVAFPLRLKKINASEIARRTTQALEHTSLLDVASKSPADLSGGGKQRVALARALAINPSVMLLDEPLSSLDPHLREEMRFEIKELQKIYGFSIMYVTHDQSEAMALSDRILIMKNGVVQQIASPLEVYTKPANRFVFSFIGLSNFTNMNVTENAMTLDGVSVPFVEGRAPSGEIISAGVGTVASRPNEIDFVDHGGIPGTVMRRTFLGEVTDYQILVGDQEVRVQKGRYVSGPQEGETCHLRFLNPLWFPVEK